AATGGACCTTTTGTTGCGCCCCGTGATGATGAGGATCTCCTCGATCCCGGAGGCGATGGCCTCCTCGACGATGTACTGAATCGCCGGCGTATCGACGATGGGAAGCATCTCCTTGGGCTGTGCCTTCGTCGCCGGCAGGAACCTCGTCCCCAGCCCCGCAGCCGGAATGACGGCTTTTTTGATCTTCTTCATCATCAGCCACGAATAACGGCCAGAAGCTCGTCCGTCTTTTCCTTCAGAAGGGCCGCGTCCTGCTTTGTCTCAACGTTGAGACGGATGACCGGCTCCGTATTCGACATGCGGAGATTGAAGCGCCATTTGTCGTAATCGACGGAAAGCCCGTCGATCTTTACGACCTTGCCCGACGGTCCGTACTGCGCCTCGACCTTCTCCATGACGGCTTTCGCGTCGGCGACCTTGGAGTTGATCTCGCCCGAGATCGGATAGCGCTCCATGCGGTACTTCATCAGCTCGGAGAGCGTCTTGTCCGTCTGGCTCATGAGCTCGAGCATGAGGAGCCACGGAATCATGCCGCTGTCGCAGTAGAAGAAATCACGGAAGTAGTGATGTGCGCTCATCTCGCCGCCGTAGATGGCATTGACCTCGCGCATCTTGTCCTTGATGAAGGCATGTCCCGACTTGCAGATGACCGCCTCGCCGCCGAGCTCCTCGGCGATTTCAATCGTATTCCATATAAGGCGCGGATCGTAGATGACCTTTTCGCCCTTGCTCTTCTTAAGAAACGCTTCCGCGAGGAAGCCGACCATGTAGTAGCCCTCGATAAATCCGCCCTTTTCATCAAACATGAAGCAGCGGTCGAAGTCGCCGTCCCACGCGATGCCGCAGACCGCCCCCGACTCGCGGACGACCTTTGCCGTGGCCTCGCGGTTCTCCTGCAGAATCGGATTCGGGACACCGTTCGGGAAGCTGCCGTCCGGCTCGTTGTAGACCTTCACGATATCGAAGGGAAGATGCTTTTCCAGTGCGTTGATAATCGGGCCCGCCGCGCCGTTGCCCGTGTTCGCGACAATCTTGAACGGCTTGAGCTTCTTGATATCGACATACGTCAGGATGTGTGCGACGTACTCGTCCAGGATATCCTTCTTCTCCACCTTGCCGAGCGTGCGGCCGAGCGGCTCGCCGGAATCCGCAAGCGCCGCCTTCTCGATGTCCTTCAGCCCCGTATCCGAGGAGATGGGGCGCGATCCCTTGCGCACAAACTTCATTCCGTTGTACTGCTTCGGATTGTGGCTCGCGGTGATCATGATACCGCCGTCCAGCTCGTAGTGCCCCGTCGCGAAGTAGATCATCTCCGTGCCGCACTGTCCGATGTCCATGACATCCGCACCGGCTTCCGTGAGGCCGCGCACAAGCGCTTCCTGTATGGAGGGACCCGAGAGACGGATATCGTGACCGACAGCGACCTTCTTCGCCTGAAACAGATCGACAAAGACCCGACCGACACGATACGCGAGCTCCTCATTGACCTCGTCCGGATAAACCCCGCGTACATCATAAGCTCCGAAACCTTTACCAGTCAGATTCATAATGACCCCCCTATCCTTACATACCACGTTCGGCATCGATCCATATCGAATCGATAATTATGGTAATTATTTCTTCGATTTGCACGCTAATTCCTGCTTGAATCGCACGGGGATTTGTATTTTTATGAAAATCTTGTAATTTTTTCGTCTTTTTCTCATGCACGCCGCTTGGTGTACCCACGGCTTGTTGAGACGGCGCTTATTCCGCCCCCGCATCCGAGCGCCGTCTTGCCAATCGCTCTTCCCGCTCCGCTCGCTTCAGGAGCAGCCGCTCCACGCGATAGTAAGCGATGAGCAGCGGCACGCAGGATCCGATCCACGCCAGGGGACTTGCCCACGAGGCGCCGACAAATTGGAAGGCCTGCACGAGGAAGAACGCCGCCACACCGCGCATGACGAGCTCCATCACGCCGGCAAACGTCGGTGCGAACGTATACCCCAGGCCCTGCAGCGTATAGCGATAGATGAATAAAAGAGCCAGTACCCAATAGCAGCTTCCCTGAATGACGAGGTAGGTCTGCCCGTAGTCGATGACCTCCAAGGCGTGCGCGTCTCCCGCGACGAAGACCGCGATGAGATCTTTGCCGAAAAGCGCGTTCAAAAGGCCGGTCACGACAGCAAAGCCGA
This portion of the Selenomonas sp. TAMA-11512 genome encodes:
- a CDS encoding phosphomannomutase; translated protein: MNLTGKGFGAYDVRGVYPDEVNEELAYRVGRVFVDLFQAKKVAVGHDIRLSGPSIQEALVRGLTEAGADVMDIGQCGTEMIYFATGHYELDGGIMITASHNPKQYNGMKFVRKGSRPISSDTGLKDIEKAALADSGEPLGRTLGKVEKKDILDEYVAHILTYVDIKKLKPFKIVANTGNGAAGPIINALEKHLPFDIVKVYNEPDGSFPNGVPNPILQENREATAKVVRESGAVCGIAWDGDFDRCFMFDEKGGFIEGYYMVGFLAEAFLKKSKGEKVIYDPRLIWNTIEIAEELGGEAVICKSGHAFIKDKMREVNAIYGGEMSAHHYFRDFFYCDSGMIPWLLMLELMSQTDKTLSELMKYRMERYPISGEINSKVADAKAVMEKVEAQYGPSGKVVKIDGLSVDYDKWRFNLRMSNTEPVIRLNVETKQDAALLKEKTDELLAVIRG